Proteins from a genomic interval of Deinococcus detaillensis:
- a CDS encoding HAD family hydrolase: MTSPASSSVSTQRHVAFDWGGVFTIGTFDGRSTGKVAERGGVSVETVRQSYFQHVRQLEVGAWTLPQFWATLQQETGVEFAYEEFEALYLSSVHDNAPMYAALAAFPKTVRVGLLSNNYPVVSDHLRARPEFTRFDALVFSNEIGIKKPDPQSFAALEEAMQRPAAQTAFVDDVQENIDAANAYGFHGLLYSHERHEAFEKELAAWLGV; the protein is encoded by the coding sequence ATGACTTCCCCAGCTTCCAGCTCTGTATCCACCCAGCGTCACGTCGCTTTCGATTGGGGCGGCGTATTTACCATCGGCACCTTTGATGGGCGCTCCACTGGCAAGGTGGCCGAGCGCGGCGGCGTCAGCGTGGAAACGGTGCGCCAAAGCTATTTCCAGCATGTGCGCCAGCTCGAAGTCGGTGCGTGGACGCTGCCGCAGTTCTGGGCGACTTTGCAACAAGAAACTGGAGTGGAGTTTGCTTATGAAGAATTTGAAGCCCTTTATCTGAGCAGCGTCCATGACAACGCCCCGATGTACGCCGCGCTCGCCGCTTTCCCCAAGACCGTCCGGGTGGGCCTGCTCAGCAACAACTATCCGGTGGTGAGTGATCACCTGCGGGCGCGGCCCGAGTTCACCCGCTTTGACGCTCTGGTGTTTTCCAACGAAATCGGCATTAAGAAACCTGACCCCCAATCGTTCGCCGCGCTTGAGGAGGCCATGCAGCGTCCCGCCGCGCAGACCGCTTTTGTAGACGACGTGCAAGAAAACATCGACGCCGCCAACGCCTACGGTTTTCATGGCCTGCTCTACTCCCACGAGCGGCATGAGGCCTTTGAAAAAGAGTTGGCGGCTTGGCTGGGCGTCTGA